The Phlebotomus papatasi isolate M1 chromosome 3, Ppap_2.1, whole genome shotgun sequence genomic sequence tgggtcaaaaaccCGAACaaatcaaaatcacgaaaagccaaaatcctgaaagtcaaaatcccgaatgggtcgaaatcccgaacaaatcaaaatcacgaaaagccaaaacccccaatgggtcaaaatctcgaaaaaccaaaacccTAAGTGGGTCGAattcccgaatggatcaaaatcccgaaatgtcaaaatcctaaaagccaaaatcccgaatgggtccaAATCCTAAACaaatcaaaatcacgaaaagccaaaatcctgagtagatcgaaatcccgaatgggtcaaaatccggaatagccaaaatcccaaaaagccaaaatctcgatcggcaaaatcccgaaagctaaaatacaGGAAGTCAAAATCCAGAAGGAGCCGAAGCCGAAACCATACGGAGAATAACGTctggaataattttcaaaatacagaaaatttcccttttgccTCCAGTAATCGCGGGTGCAATCATGGGAATAGCTATGACGCTTTTaataattcagaattttggcttttcggaattcggcttttggaattttgattttcggaactttggctttcaggattttgacctaaACCTGGTTTAGCTAAATAGCTTTACTCCTCTTATTTTTATAAAGCAAGATTTTAAGTACAAAAATCCACGTAGATTTTTTAAGAGAAATTAAATTgctaattataaagaatttcaaaacaatcaaaaattaaagattaatacactcagtcccggctcccggcattaagtccttcgggattatgtacctgacggaattatgcacatacaattatgcaagtttgcctaccattgggagtcaatttatgaaatcatttttgaaatacgcctgaatgtatacttgtgacgcggtaaatttgaaaacagtatgcttctttttcagaaaacttcaatttttttattaagataaatttttaaagtattctaacaatttattgaagaactctggccaaaaagtactgtttataagcatttctattaaacagttgaatctttttttttaactacttttactccgcgcgaaattcgttctatgatttattcaaaaaaaaaaagcccctgtaagtatgcaaattttctcgatgcttaatgccatttcgcgcgtttttttcggtcccgaaaatgtgcttaaatcccgggattgagtgtaacTGTCTGTAGACTTTAAATATGTAGAGCTTCCTATCAGAAAAAGCTGATAAAAACATCTCACAGGTCTTTTGTAGGCTTGTGTTTAATTATATTTTGCCCTAGGTTTCTTATATACTAAGAATAATATCACAGATAATATCAAGAATCCTACTTTTTTTATCAGACGTCCtacgcacaaataatttttatggAATTATTTGGTAAAGACTGAATAGGTTTGAAAAGCTTTGCGATAAAGCTTTGctctcaattaaaaaaaaattatacaacgcTATTGCCGACtttcaaattttgcaaatatctctgctattttttcttttacgactttataaaatattaaccGAGAAAATAATTTGgcaaaattccatttttaatCACTTTTTATGTAATGTCTTTTATATAGAATGACACATTATTATTCCGCTCCCTGGCCACACGGGCAGTGTATGAAAAAAAGCTAAATGGCAATAAGAGTCAAGTTTCTTCCAACCGCAGCAATTTATGGGAATTTCCGGTCTCAATTTAAACGAAATAGCAAAGAATTTAGTTAAAATTGTATtgagctaatttttttttacttaccagttGTGTCCATGTAGATGATGAGAACACTGAGGACAGTGGCAAATGAGATCAGGCAGAGAGCAATGGGTAGGAGTTGCCTCAGGGGCGAGGGCCCCACTGCTCGAGGGGTCTTCAGGGACGCCTTTCCTGGTCCACATGAAGCATTCGGTGGTATCTTGCCACCATTCTGATTTCCAgacaaatttaaagattttgctGTCATTGTATGGGCTTCCTGGTGCGGGAATCTGCCAAAGAGGAAAAAGACAAGCTTCAGTTGGACGTCCGGGAAGGATTTCCGGATGATTTTGGTAAAGAGATTCTTCATTATTTTCCTTCTTTTTATTGTTATGATTGGTAGAGGAGAGgtataatatattttgtgtCTGTCCAAATACACCATCTGAATCCGACCAGTCAGACAGTTTGGATTACAGGCAGGTGTTCAACGAGCAGAGAGGACAATAAAAACGCTCTCAAGCTCTGAGGTGGCTCAAAGAAAAAAACTCCACGTAAACCCATCCTTCTCAGCCATTTACCATGCAAATTGCCTCTCCAACGAGAGCTTCTTCAgccaaataaataaacaattacTCGCTTCACTTATTTTTTGGCTCGAAGACgattatttttcccattttttggAGGAATTTTCTGACATGAGACTCCAATAGGAAACATCCATGTttgaaggaacaaaaaatacCCAATTTTTCCGTAGAATTACCTCTAAAACAATCGCATTTCTCTGCGATTTCCGTAGCTGGATCCTTCAGGATGATTCTGCTTCAGTGATAGTGGCTTCCTGGCCGATTTTTTTAGGGCATCCAGAATGAATTCTCAATGCTGATGCCAAAGAAATGCTTCACAATCACCATGGCAAATTTTCTCTctaaattttcttcactttttcacACACCCACCAACTTGAGAAGACACACACTCGATAGAGTATCACTTAGTGTAACTATTAAACTTAAATCTATGTAAAAATTTTGAGTAATTAcggaaataaatagaaaataaactGGCCCACAAACTAACACGACATTTCCAATTGATGCAGTGATGAATTTTTGTTTCTCTGTTCACATGTGCAGAGGTCGCTGCGATGTCCCACAAAATCTGACAGCATTCAACATAACCTATAAAAAAGGCGGGATATTGTGTTTTTTGTTGTGATTTACTCCAGTATCAAAATAATGTAcgaatttgaggaaaatccCATATCTACAGAGGATAACTACGACGTGGAAGATGGAGATGACGAACAAGACCacgatgaaaaagaaaataatggaGAACTTCCGACAAAACCTTCAGAAGATGGTGTGAAAGTTAATCCCAAGAAGAAAGTCGTCAGAAATCCCAGAGTCAACCTAAACACTGCAAAGTTAAAGGGTGATCGTGGATTACATACCATCGAGGAGTACTTTCGTGATGTCAAATACAAGGGAAAAGGGCACGAAGCAGAGAATCTCAATCTGATCATGCGAAAAATCGAACATTGGGGCCACAGAGTTTTTCCCCAAATGCGCTTTGCCGACTTTGTGAATCGCGTTGAGCAGTTGTGCCGCAAAAATGACGTCCAGACGCATATGAGAAAGTACAAGATGGGAACTCTGACACTAGATATTGCACCACTCAATGATGAACTGGAGGAAAGGCCAGGAGATGAGCTTGCAGAGCCCATAGATGATTTCGATGCCTTGCTGTCTGAGCAAGTGGAAATGCAGCGAAATGTTTCAGCAAGACCAGATGGAGCAGAGCCTTCCTTCAACTCTACCCTGGACTTCCCTTTCCGAGAGGATTTGGGAGATGTGTCACTTGGTGTTGCTGAAATCCCTCCAACTCCTCCTCCAGTGCCCAAAAATTTGACTGATGAAGCAAAAGCGAGGATTGCAGAGAATCGAAGGGCAGCTTTAGAGCGTCTCCGTGCAAAACAAGCTGCTCAGGCTG encodes the following:
- the LOC129806968 gene encoding protein TIPIN homolog, with protein sequence MYEFEENPISTEDNYDVEDGDDEQDHDEKENNGELPTKPSEDGVKVNPKKKVVRNPRVNLNTAKLKGDRGLHTIEEYFRDVKYKGKGHEAENLNLIMRKIEHWGHRVFPQMRFADFVNRVEQLCRKNDVQTHMRKYKMGTLTLDIAPLNDELEERPGDELAEPIDDFDALLSEQVEMQRNVSARPDGAEPSFNSTLDFPFREDLGDVSLGVAEIPPTPPPVPKNLTDEAKARIAENRRAALERLRAKQAAQAAERTEMSQEISESPE